Proteins encoded within one genomic window of Episyrphus balteatus chromosome 1, idEpiBalt1.1, whole genome shotgun sequence:
- the LOC129906803 gene encoding uncharacterized protein LOC129906803 — protein sequence MPPKQIKNYLQSPKDQFPLQTPGVYAVPCSCGSCYVGQTQRSIATRLKEHISAVSKSQREKSAICEHLLDNPDEHHWIHFDQAKVLAQESHYIRRLVREAIEIKRHKNFNRDDSFKLSRSWDTVINTSRSSQVEVKTPCDVVSIVCSQQIQTQEEPQRQQQQPELERPTHKYNLRSRSNQL from the coding sequence ATGCCACCAAAACAGATAAAAAACTATCTCCAGTCACCAAAGGACCAATTTCCTTTGCAAACACCAGGCGTGTATGCTGTTCCTTGTAGCTGTGGGTCGTGTTACGTTGGACAAACACAAAGAAGCATTGCCACTCGCTTAAAAGAGCACATAAGTGCGGTTAGCAAAAGCCAACGGGAAAAATCGGCAATTTGCGAGCACTTATTGGACAATCCAGACGAACACCACTGGATACACTTTGACCAAGCGAAGGTGTTAGCTCAAGAGTCGCACTACATTCGACGGCTGGTACGCGAGGCGATTGAAATAAAACGCCACAAAAACTTCAATCGTGACGATAGTTTTAAACTTTCGCGTTCATGGGATACCGTCATCAACACCTCACGGTCATCCCAAGTTGAAGTGAAAACACCCTGTGATGTAGTGAGCATTGTTTGCTCCCAACAAATTCAAACTCAAGAAGAACCccaacgacaacaacaacaaccagagTTAGAACGGCCTACGCACAAATACAACTTGCGGAGCCGATCTAACCAACTTTAA